One segment of Acidovorax sp. DW039 DNA contains the following:
- a CDS encoding flagellar assembly protein FliH, translating into MPSFNRHYSRFIPSEEVGVVTQWKFGAVDGSDLVEPAPEPEALPEPAAPVVDEAVHLAMIQQTWDDAFAQGLAQGQSETALEWQHRMDEYIAQQGNDLAQRLHAVTQSLEASLAGFQQNMAQEVLALACEIAKQVVRKELSCNSQTLLPVVQEAVGMLLAEGRPAVVRMNPSDMETLQDALLALSEGGRVQWLADASVSAGDCFVESGGTVVDGSVAKRWERAVAALGLQSPWDEQAGQQEAADAH; encoded by the coding sequence ATGCCTTCGTTTAATCGTCATTACTCACGGTTCATCCCCAGTGAAGAGGTGGGGGTTGTTACCCAGTGGAAATTCGGTGCCGTGGATGGCTCGGATCTGGTGGAGCCTGCGCCAGAACCTGAGGCATTGCCAGAGCCCGCCGCTCCTGTCGTTGACGAGGCCGTGCATCTTGCAATGATCCAGCAGACCTGGGATGACGCATTTGCCCAAGGCTTGGCTCAAGGTCAATCGGAGACTGCGCTGGAATGGCAGCACCGCATGGACGAGTACATCGCCCAGCAGGGGAACGATCTGGCGCAGCGTCTCCACGCCGTGACGCAATCGCTGGAAGCTTCGCTGGCGGGGTTTCAGCAAAACATGGCACAAGAGGTGCTGGCTCTGGCCTGTGAGATTGCAAAGCAGGTGGTACGCAAGGAGTTGTCCTGTAACTCCCAGACATTGCTTCCTGTGGTTCAGGAGGCGGTGGGCATGTTGCTGGCAGAGGGACGGCCTGCGGTCGTCCGGATGAATCCTTCAGACATGGAAACACTCCAGGATGCCTTGCTTGCTCTCAGCGAAGGCGGTCGTGTGCAATGGCTGGCAGACGCATCGGTTTCCGCTGGAGATTGTTTTGTGGAGTCGGGCGGCACCGTGGTGGATGGGTCAGTGGCCAAGCGCTGGGAGCGTGCGGTGGCGGCGCTGGGTCTGCAGTCGCCTTGGGACGAACAAGCAGGCCAGCAAGAGGCAGCAGATGCCCATTGA
- the fliG gene encoding flagellar motor switch protein FliG: MDEQGLNDAAILLMSLGEEEAAEVFKHLSPKEVQKLGETIARMKSVSKEKVDSVINRFADDASAQSLLVSDTGDYVRSVLKRALGDDKASLLIDRILQGGDVSGIESLKWMDPLSVAELLRNEHPQIVAAILVHLDSEQAAGILQQLTDRQRSEVLLRVATLEGIQPTALKDLNEVLFKVLAGGDKIRKSSLGGVKAAAEIINLLGGNMDAVVLESIRGYDPDLAQKIMDKMFVFEDILKLDDKSIQIVLKEVASETLIVALKGAVPELREKFLSNMSSRAAEALRDDLESRGPMRLSEVEAQQKEILKTVRRLSDEGQIVIGGGGDDAFV; the protein is encoded by the coding sequence ATGGATGAACAAGGTCTGAATGATGCCGCGATCCTTTTGATGTCTCTGGGAGAGGAGGAGGCAGCGGAGGTCTTCAAGCATCTGTCTCCCAAAGAGGTGCAGAAGCTGGGCGAGACGATTGCCCGCATGAAGTCTGTCTCCAAAGAGAAGGTGGACAGCGTCATCAACCGGTTTGCAGATGACGCCTCCGCCCAGAGCCTGTTGGTCTCGGATACCGGTGACTATGTGCGCTCGGTGCTCAAGCGGGCCCTGGGGGATGACAAGGCTTCCTTGCTGATTGACCGGATTCTGCAGGGCGGAGATGTATCGGGCATTGAAAGCCTGAAGTGGATGGATCCACTTTCCGTTGCCGAACTGTTGCGCAACGAGCACCCTCAGATCGTGGCTGCCATCCTGGTGCATCTGGACTCAGAGCAGGCTGCTGGCATCCTGCAGCAGCTGACGGATCGGCAACGCAGCGAAGTACTGCTGCGTGTTGCGACTCTGGAGGGCATACAGCCCACTGCGTTGAAAGACCTGAACGAGGTGCTGTTCAAGGTTCTGGCAGGCGGCGACAAGATTCGCAAGAGTTCTTTGGGGGGTGTCAAGGCTGCCGCCGAAATCATCAACCTGCTGGGTGGCAACATGGATGCGGTGGTGCTCGAATCCATCCGTGGCTATGACCCTGATCTGGCCCAGAAGATCATGGACAAGATGTTCGTCTTTGAGGACATCCTCAAGCTCGACGACAAGTCCATTCAGATCGTGCTCAAAGAAGTGGCGTCTGAAACACTCATCGTTGCGCTCAAGGGAGCCGTGCCAGAACTGCGTGAGAAGTTTCTCTCCAACATGTCTTCGCGTGCAGCGGAGGCCCTGCGGGACGATCTGGAGTCCCGTGGACCCATGCGACTGTCGGAGGTGGAAGCGCAGCAGAAGGAAATTCTCAAGACGGTACGGCGCCTTTCCGACGAAGGCCAGATCGTGATCGGTGGTGGTGGCGACGATGCCTTCGTTTAA